Proteins encoded by one window of Candidatus Obscuribacter sp.:
- a CDS encoding MFS transporter, which translates to MIIKDLIKAFASPTVVIAGTGYLVDMFDLFAFNMLRVKSLKSLGLDPDAVTAVGVNIINAQLAGLILGAYIWGKLGDRFGRTRVLLGSILLYSITSLLTSMVQDPWQYGILRFLTGIGLAGELGAGITLISEEFSDKRRGLGVGIFIILGFVGVVLASFVAQTIDWRSCYVVGGLMGLALLFLRCRLHESILFSSTKHQTGIKYGGLTPILSNSGLRGKFVQGILLILPTVFVPQIVWSLSPEIAKAKGISGIDPATVLGFGYTMVIVGDFLAIYLAEKLKSRKRSISVFSSAGCVFFLVFLFCPFHSANEYYLWSSMLGMTFGTWVVGSTVIAESFGTNIRATAATTIPNFSRGCVILMNFALMALKPALGITNAMTCVGAVIFVLSIIAIYLTKETYGTDLTFVDGQKPKDVTKDLVLNNA; encoded by the coding sequence TTGATTATCAAAGACCTAATAAAAGCTTTTGCATCGCCCACTGTGGTAATCGCAGGCACCGGCTACCTGGTCGATATGTTTGACCTTTTTGCCTTTAATATGCTGCGCGTCAAGTCTCTTAAGTCACTCGGCCTCGACCCAGACGCCGTTACCGCAGTCGGCGTAAACATCATCAACGCTCAACTGGCTGGACTTATCCTGGGGGCTTATATCTGGGGCAAACTCGGGGACCGCTTTGGTAGGACAAGAGTGCTACTAGGCAGCATCTTGCTTTACTCCATTACCTCGCTATTGACCTCGATGGTGCAAGACCCATGGCAATACGGCATTCTCAGATTTTTGACTGGTATTGGTCTGGCAGGAGAGCTGGGAGCTGGCATCACCCTCATTTCAGAAGAATTCTCTGACAAAAGGCGGGGACTGGGAGTCGGCATATTTATCATCTTAGGATTTGTAGGAGTGGTGCTGGCCTCGTTTGTAGCACAAACAATAGACTGGCGCTCTTGCTATGTCGTAGGCGGATTGATGGGACTTGCGCTCTTGTTTTTGCGCTGTCGCTTGCACGAATCAATACTCTTTAGCAGCACAAAACATCAGACCGGAATAAAGTATGGTGGACTAACCCCGATCTTGAGCAATAGCGGCTTGCGCGGCAAGTTTGTACAAGGCATATTACTGATTTTACCTACAGTTTTTGTGCCCCAGATAGTCTGGAGCTTGTCACCAGAAATAGCAAAAGCAAAAGGAATAAGTGGCATAGATCCAGCAACAGTCCTTGGCTTTGGCTATACCATGGTGATTGTAGGAGATTTTTTAGCGATTTATCTCGCCGAAAAGCTCAAAAGCAGAAAGCGCTCTATATCAGTGTTTTCGTCAGCAGGCTGCGTATTTTTCCTTGTATTTTTATTCTGTCCATTTCACTCAGCTAACGAATACTACCTATGGAGCAGTATGCTCGGAATGACATTTGGCACCTGGGTAGTCGGCTCAACAGTGATTGCCGAAAGTTTTGGCACAAACATACGTGCCACCGCGGCCACCACCATTCCCAACTTTAGTAGAGGCTGCGTTATCCTCATGAACTTCGCACTAATGGCTCTTAAACCAGCACTGGGAATAACAAACGCCATGACTTGCGTTGGGGCTGTAATTTTTGTGCTCTCAATAATTGCAATCTATCTAACTAAAGAGACCTACGGCACTGACCTCACTTTTGTGGACGGTCAAAAACCAAAGGACGTCACCAAAGACCTGGTCTTGAACAATGCCTGA